From one Candidatus Margulisiibacteriota bacterium genomic stretch:
- a CDS encoding class I tRNA ligase family protein, which produces MTEKSYKDSLNLPQTEMPMKAGLTQIEPQLVQKWEKENPYFLRLEQNKGNESFILHDGPPYPNGNIHLGHALNKILKDIVVKYHLLKGHFSPYVPGWDCHGLPIETQLLKDLKKKDIKESEIDEFRDQCKAYALKYVEQQKEQFKHLGIFGDFAKPYLTLDPLYEKAVIELFGKLADNNLIYQGKKPIHWCFHCKTALAEAEIEYDDEKSPSIYVKFPLTVDFKKHKKVSLLVWTTTPWTLPANVAVAVHPGLTYILAETNKGLLIFAEDLKEVLTQKLELGEVRVLETMKGKELLDLRYKHPFADRLSPVVLGNFVSNEDGTGLVHIAPGHGYDDYLVGLEYKLPMIMPVDESGIFTEEADAYAGLPVFEANKNIVQDLEKSGHLLKME; this is translated from the coding sequence ATGACAGAGAAATCATATAAAGACAGCTTAAATTTACCGCAGACGGAAATGCCCATGAAAGCCGGGCTTACCCAGATTGAGCCGCAACTGGTTCAGAAATGGGAAAAGGAAAACCCGTATTTTCTGCGTCTGGAACAGAATAAAGGTAATGAATCTTTTATTCTGCATGACGGCCCGCCATATCCCAATGGCAATATTCATCTGGGCCATGCCCTGAACAAAATACTTAAGGACATTGTTGTTAAATATCATTTGCTTAAAGGTCATTTTTCTCCTTATGTTCCCGGCTGGGACTGTCACGGACTACCTATCGAGACCCAGCTGCTTAAAGATTTAAAAAAGAAAGATATTAAGGAAAGCGAAATTGATGAATTCAGGGACCAATGTAAAGCATATGCATTGAAATATGTAGAGCAGCAAAAAGAGCAGTTTAAACATCTGGGTATTTTCGGTGATTTTGCCAAACCTTATTTAACTCTTGATCCTTTATATGAAAAAGCGGTAATCGAATTGTTCGGCAAGCTGGCTGATAACAATCTTATTTATCAGGGCAAAAAACCTATTCACTGGTGTTTTCACTGCAAAACAGCGCTGGCTGAAGCCGAGATTGAATATGATGATGAAAAGTCACCGTCGATATATGTTAAATTTCCTCTTACTGTTGATTTTAAAAAGCATAAAAAGGTCAGTCTGCTGGTCTGGACTACAACACCATGGACATTGCCGGCAAACGTGGCTGTTGCCGTACATCCCGGTTTGACCTATATTCTGGCCGAAACCAATAAAGGTTTGTTGATTTTTGCAGAGGATCTGAAGGAAGTTTTGACGCAGAAACTGGAACTGGGAGAAGTTCGGGTATTGGAAACCATGAAAGGTAAAGAACTGCTTGATTTGCGATACAAACATCCCTTTGCCGACCGTTTATCACCTGTGGTGCTGGGTAATTTTGTTTCTAATGAAGACGGTACGGGCCTTGTGCATATTGCCCCGGGCCACGGTTATGATGACTATCTGGTCGGTCTGGAATACAAACTGCCCATGATCATGCCTGTAGATGAAAGCGGAATTTTTACTGAGGAAGCAGATGCCTATGCCGGGCTACCGGTTTTTGAGGCTAACAAAAATATTGTGCAGGACCTGGAAAAAAGCGGACACCTTTTGAAAATGGAA
- a CDS encoding FliA/WhiG family RNA polymerase sigma factor yields the protein MITPLQHYNTVIDEDSISKLVEENLALVKYVISRMEIHLPSGMDKEDLVSIGNWGLIEAARHFDVSKNVKFQTYAYIKIKGAILDEIRKSSFGGQTIVRKQKQLMDVYTELEQKFNRLPTDEEVALALHVSPDKLEKMLEETSGAYLVSLDNFVEDDDNLRVMDRLSTEDDYLDAIIDSERTQLLTATIEGLAKNEKLVLSLYYEQELSLKEISLIMDLSESRISQIHKKAIFRIKSVINNS from the coding sequence ATGATAACCCCCCTCCAGCATTATAATACCGTTATCGATGAAGACAGTATTAGCAAACTGGTTGAAGAAAACCTGGCTCTGGTTAAATATGTCATATCCCGCATGGAAATCCATTTGCCCTCTGGTATGGATAAAGAGGACCTCGTAAGTATAGGCAACTGGGGGCTCATAGAAGCTGCGCGGCATTTTGATGTTTCAAAAAACGTAAAATTTCAAACTTATGCCTATATAAAAATTAAGGGAGCCATACTGGATGAAATCCGCAAAAGCAGTTTCGGCGGTCAGACCATTGTGCGTAAACAAAAACAACTCATGGATGTTTATACTGAGTTGGAACAGAAGTTTAACCGGCTGCCCACCGATGAAGAAGTGGCCTTAGCTCTACATGTTAGTCCGGATAAACTGGAAAAAATGCTGGAGGAAACCAGCGGGGCTTACCTGGTTTCACTGGATAATTTTGTGGAAGACGATGACAATCTGCGGGTCATGGATCGTTTGTCTACTGAGGATGATTATTTAGACGCGATAATCGATAGTGAACGTACGCAGCTTTTAACGGCAACTATAGAAGGTTTGGCTAAAAATGAAAAGCTGGTCCTCAGCTTGTACTACGAGCAGGAATTGTCACTCAAAGAAATCAGCCTGATAATGGACCTGTCCGAATCGCGTATTTCGCAAATTCATAAAAAAGCGATTTTTCGTATAAAGAGTGTAATCAATAATAGCTAA
- a CDS encoding MinD/ParA family protein: MDQADNLRLLVKMKKMSAEYEKQSSRPLAKIIAFTSGKGGVGKTNLTLNLALMLSKEQGKKVLVLDADLGTANIDIMMGVIPKFNISHVILDNKSIEEIIIDGPYQVKIIPGVSGMANLTTLTEIQKLRFFEQLEIYQAKHKPDYIFIDTGAGLGNNVINFLLAADEIIVISTPEPTSMSDAYAIVKVVNQYNCNIKINVVINLAKSEQDAKRVFQILFNVSEKFLAKELNYLGFIKYDRMMPIAVKQQKPLVLSYPGADASLEILKLSKCITNKTADTNKTFKNFFEIAGRYFGWNHD, from the coding sequence ATGGATCAGGCAGATAATCTTCGTCTTCTAGTAAAGATGAAAAAAATGAGTGCTGAATATGAAAAACAAAGCTCCAGACCTTTGGCTAAAATTATTGCTTTCACAAGTGGAAAAGGAGGGGTTGGCAAAACCAATTTGACCTTAAACCTGGCTCTGATGCTTTCCAAGGAACAGGGTAAAAAAGTCCTGGTGCTTGACGCTGATCTGGGTACAGCTAATATTGATATTATGATGGGTGTAATCCCCAAATTTAATATCAGTCACGTGATCCTGGATAATAAAAGTATTGAGGAAATTATTATTGATGGCCCTTATCAGGTAAAAATCATACCGGGTGTTTCCGGAATGGCCAATCTTACTACACTTACAGAAATTCAGAAATTGCGTTTTTTCGAGCAGCTGGAAATTTATCAGGCTAAGCATAAACCTGATTATATTTTTATAGATACCGGAGCGGGATTGGGCAACAATGTTATAAATTTTCTTCTGGCCGCGGATGAAATTATTGTTATATCCACACCGGAACCTACCTCCATGTCTGATGCTTATGCCATTGTTAAGGTAGTAAATCAATACAATTGTAATATCAAAATTAACGTGGTAATTAATCTGGCTAAAAGCGAACAGGATGCCAAAAGAGTTTTCCAGATTTTATTTAATGTCAGTGAAAAATTTTTAGCTAAAGAATTAAATTATCTGGGGTTTATAAAATATGACAGGATGATGCCCATAGCAGTAAAACAGCAAAAACCGTTAGTGCTGAGTTATCCCGGAGCTGACGCCAGCCTGGAAATATTAAAGCTCAGTAAATGCATTACCAATAAAACAGCTGATACCAATAAAACTTTTAAAAATTTCTTTGAGATAGCCGGGCGATATTTCGGCTGGAACCATGATTAA